The Synechocystis sp. PCC 7509 genome includes a window with the following:
- a CDS encoding WecB/TagA/CpsF family glycosyltransferase, with product MAKIDTKKLNDGNSQQFLDLKKEDENADSVKPIVNLLGSPVTALSFDTQIKTILEWASNYESRFICVANVHMLMEAYWKSEFSLILKKADMVAPDGMPLVWMMKLMGIRQQNRVAGMDVLMELCRLATKQNISIFFLGSEESILKKMRANLKQQFPSLEIADMVSLPFRPLTPTEDEAIVQKINQSKAKLVLVSLGCPKQEIWMSEHKDKIQAVMIGLGGVFPVLAGIHKKAPLWIQNLGLEWLYRLIQEPRRLWRRYAFTIPPFLWLSVRQLVASKYQAINMLKIGEKS from the coding sequence ATGGCAAAAATTGATACAAAAAAATTAAATGATGGAAATTCACAACAGTTTTTAGACCTGAAAAAAGAGGACGAAAACGCGGACTCAGTCAAGCCCATTGTCAACTTACTCGGTTCTCCGGTGACGGCGTTATCATTTGATACACAGATAAAAACAATACTAGAATGGGCTAGTAATTATGAAAGTAGATTTATTTGTGTTGCCAATGTTCATATGCTAATGGAAGCGTATTGGAAATCAGAGTTTTCCTTGATTTTAAAAAAGGCAGATATGGTTGCCCCAGATGGAATGCCCTTAGTTTGGATGATGAAATTAATGGGGATTCGCCAGCAAAATCGCGTGGCTGGAATGGATGTATTGATGGAGTTATGCCGACTTGCGACCAAGCAAAATATTAGTATTTTCTTCCTAGGCTCTGAAGAATCAATACTGAAAAAAATGAGAGCGAATTTAAAACAGCAATTTCCTAGCCTAGAAATTGCCGATATGGTTTCACTACCTTTTAGACCTTTGACACCTACTGAGGATGAGGCGATCGTGCAAAAAATCAACCAAAGTAAAGCAAAGTTAGTATTAGTGTCCTTGGGATGCCCTAAACAAGAAATATGGATGTCCGAACATAAAGATAAAATTCAGGCGGTAATGATTGGGCTAGGAGGAGTTTTCCCCGTACTGGCGGGAATTCACAAAAAAGCGCCTTTATGGATACAGAACTTAGGATTGGAATGGTTGTACAGATTAATTCAAGAACCGCGTAGACTTTGGAGACGATATGCCTTCACAATTCCGCCTTTCCTATGGTTGAGTGTAAGACAGCTAGTAGCTTCAAAATACCAAGCAATAAATATGCTAAAAATAGGAGAAAAAAGCTAA
- the prfC gene encoding peptide chain release factor 3 yields the protein MIFTDLEAELQTAVEHRRNFAIISHPDAGKTTLTEKLLLYGGAIHEAGAVKARRAQRKATSDWMAMEQQRGISITSTVLQFEYHDCQINLLDTPGHQDFSEDTYRTLAAADNAVMLIDAAKGLEPQTRKLFEVCKLRKLPIFTFVNKLDRPGREPLELLDEIEQELGLQTYAVNWPIGTGDRFKGVFDRRNQQIHLFERSAHGSREAISTVINLGDPRIEQLLDKDLYHQFKDDLELIEGIGPELDSDLVHQGKMTPVFFGSAMTNFGVELFLDTFLDYALKPGARNSNLGEMQPTYPEFSGFVFKLQANMDPKHRDRVAFIRVCTGKFEKDMTVSHSRTGKTIRLSRPQKLFAQDRESIDYAYPGDVIGLNNPGVFAIGDTIYNGQKIEYEGIPSFSPELFASLRNPNPSKFKQFLKGVSELREEGAVQIMYSADEMKREPILAAVGQLQFEVVQFRLLQEYGVETLLDTLPYTVARWVTAGWEALEKAGRLFNTVTVKDSLGRPVLLFRNEWNCQQVEGDCPELKLSAVSPLLSSS from the coding sequence ATGATATTCACTGACCTTGAGGCGGAATTGCAGACAGCCGTTGAGCATAGACGCAATTTTGCAATTATTTCTCACCCCGATGCGGGTAAAACTACACTGACTGAAAAGCTGTTATTGTACGGGGGTGCAATTCATGAAGCTGGCGCGGTTAAAGCTCGGAGAGCGCAGCGTAAAGCAACTTCTGACTGGATGGCGATGGAACAGCAACGGGGTATTTCGATCACTTCTACCGTGTTGCAATTTGAGTATCACGATTGTCAAATTAATCTGCTCGATACTCCCGGACACCAAGACTTTAGTGAAGATACTTATCGCACTTTGGCGGCGGCGGATAATGCCGTGATGCTAATTGATGCGGCTAAAGGCTTAGAACCCCAAACGCGCAAGTTATTTGAAGTTTGCAAACTGCGAAAGTTGCCGATTTTTACCTTTGTAAATAAGCTCGATCGCCCAGGACGAGAACCACTGGAATTATTAGATGAAATTGAGCAAGAATTAGGCTTACAAACCTATGCTGTAAATTGGCCCATTGGTACAGGCGATCGCTTTAAAGGTGTATTTGACCGCCGCAATCAACAAATCCATCTATTTGAACGTAGCGCTCATGGTAGCCGTGAAGCTATTAGCACGGTTATAAATTTGGGCGATCCCCGCATTGAACAATTGCTAGATAAAGACCTATATCATCAATTTAAGGACGATTTAGAGCTAATAGAAGGCATTGGGCCAGAGCTAGATAGTGATTTAGTCCACCAAGGAAAAATGACCCCGGTGTTCTTTGGTAGCGCTATGACGAACTTCGGCGTAGAGCTATTTTTAGATACTTTTCTGGACTATGCGCTCAAACCTGGCGCTCGTAATAGTAATTTGGGGGAAATGCAGCCTACTTATCCAGAGTTTTCGGGGTTTGTATTTAAGTTACAAGCGAATATGGATCCCAAACACCGCGATCGCGTAGCATTTATTCGCGTCTGTACGGGTAAGTTTGAAAAAGATATGACGGTGAGTCATTCCCGCACAGGTAAAACAATTCGCTTATCGCGTCCGCAAAAGTTATTTGCTCAAGATCGAGAATCTATTGACTATGCTTACCCTGGCGATGTGATTGGTTTAAATAATCCGGGTGTATTTGCGATCGGCGATACTATTTATAACGGTCAAAAAATAGAGTACGAAGGGATTCCGAGCTTTTCTCCCGAATTATTTGCAAGTTTACGCAATCCTAACCCTTCCAAATTTAAGCAGTTTTTAAAAGGTGTCTCAGAATTGCGCGAAGAAGGTGCGGTACAAATCATGTATTCCGCCGATGAAATGAAGCGCGAACCCATTTTAGCGGCGGTAGGACAACTACAATTTGAAGTAGTACAATTTCGCTTGCTGCAAGAATACGGGGTAGAAACGTTGTTGGATACCTTACCTTATACTGTTGCTCGTTGGGTGACGGCGGGTTGGGAAGCACTAGAAAAAGCTGGAAGATTGTTTAATACTGTGACAGTTAAAGATAGCTTGGGACGACCAGTATTATTATTTCGCAATGAGTGGAATTGTCAGCAGGTAGAAGGGGATTGTCCAGAATTAAAGTTAAGTGCAGTTTCGCCTCTTCTTTCCAGCAGTTAA
- the gndA gene encoding NADP-dependent phosphogluconate dehydrogenase yields MAQQSFGVIGLAVMGENLALNVERNGFPISVYNRTPEKTDAFMHTRAQGKNVHAAYSLEDFVASLERPRKILIMVKAGAPVDGVIDGLKPLLDEGDIIIDGGNSLYDDTARRTRELEPMGFRFIGMGVSGGEEGALNGPSMMPGGTKSSYEFLEPILTKIAAQVEDGPCVTYIGPGGAGHYVKMVHNGIEYGDMQLIAEAYDLLKNTLGLNHQQLHEIFAEWNKTDELNSFLIEITADIFRYIDTDTNQPLVDLIMDAAGQKGTGRWTVQSALELGVCIPTMTAAVNARIMSSYKKERVSASQILTGPTGKYEGDSKAFIDAIRDALYCSKICSYAQGMALLSTASKEYSYDLNLSEMARIWKGGCIIRAGFLGKIQSAFIENPALPNLLLAPEFRQTILDRQTAWREVLSSAAKLGIPVPAFSASLDYFDSYRRDRLPQNLTQAQRDYFGAHTYERTDKEGFFHTEWTQFSEDSVQTSTPEQMQADQATTPPTSTSV; encoded by the coding sequence ATGGCACAACAAAGTTTTGGCGTAATTGGTCTAGCAGTTATGGGTGAAAACCTAGCGCTAAATGTCGAGCGTAATGGCTTCCCAATCTCCGTTTATAATCGGACTCCCGAAAAAACCGATGCTTTCATGCACACGCGGGCGCAAGGCAAAAATGTCCACGCTGCTTACTCCCTTGAGGATTTTGTCGCTTCTTTGGAGCGTCCGCGCAAAATCTTAATTATGGTTAAAGCGGGTGCGCCCGTAGATGGTGTTATCGACGGGCTTAAACCCTTACTCGATGAAGGTGACATCATTATTGACGGCGGTAATTCTCTGTATGATGATACTGCCCGTCGTACCCGCGAACTTGAGCCAATGGGCTTTAGATTTATTGGTATGGGTGTTAGTGGTGGCGAAGAAGGGGCTTTAAATGGCCCTAGCATGATGCCGGGAGGCACAAAAAGCTCTTACGAGTTTCTAGAGCCAATTTTAACTAAAATCGCCGCTCAGGTAGAGGATGGCCCTTGTGTAACTTATATTGGCCCTGGTGGCGCTGGTCACTATGTCAAAATGGTCCACAATGGCATTGAGTACGGCGATATGCAGCTAATTGCGGAAGCTTACGACCTATTGAAAAATACTTTAGGTCTAAATCATCAGCAGTTACACGAAATTTTTGCGGAGTGGAATAAAACCGACGAACTCAATTCATTTTTAATTGAGATTACCGCCGATATTTTTAGATACATTGACACTGATACAAATCAACCTTTGGTAGATTTGATTATGGATGCCGCCGGACAAAAAGGTACAGGACGCTGGACGGTACAAAGTGCTTTAGAACTTGGGGTGTGTATTCCCACGATGACGGCGGCGGTTAATGCCCGGATTATGTCTTCCTACAAAAAAGAGCGGGTGTCAGCTTCGCAAATTCTTACCGGCCCGACAGGTAAATATGAGGGAGACTCAAAAGCGTTTATTGATGCTATCCGCGATGCTCTCTACTGCTCTAAAATCTGTTCTTACGCTCAAGGAATGGCGCTATTAAGTACGGCATCTAAAGAGTATTCCTACGATTTGAATTTGAGCGAAATGGCTCGCATTTGGAAAGGTGGCTGTATTATTCGGGCGGGATTTTTGGGTAAAATTCAAAGTGCTTTTATCGAAAACCCAGCGCTACCTAACTTGCTGCTTGCGCCAGAATTTAGACAGACAATTTTGGATAGACAAACCGCTTGGCGGGAAGTTTTATCATCGGCGGCAAAATTAGGGATTCCTGTCCCAGCTTTTAGCGCCTCTTTAGACTACTTTGATAGTTATAGACGCGATCGCTTACCTCAAAATCTTACTCAAGCTCAACGGGACTATTTCGGCGCTCATACCTATGAGCGCACTGATAAAGAGGGCTTTTTCCATACCGAATGGACGCAATTTTCGGAAGACTCGGTACAAACTTCGACTCCAGAGCAAATGCAAGCGGATCAGGCGACTACTCCCCCAACTTCTACCTCTGTGTAA
- a CDS encoding pentapeptide repeat-containing protein: MWRQFTGFILILVLFFGAMPAQATDYPPPLSFSNAELKSRDFSGQTLRAAEFSNANMELANFSNADLRGAVFSASVMTGASLHGADLSNAMVDQVNLTKADLSDAVLTEALLLRAIFDDVSIVNADFTDAILDRAQIKELCAKASGVNPKTGVETRYSLGCR; encoded by the coding sequence ATGTGGCGGCAATTTACAGGCTTTATTTTGATATTAGTGCTTTTTTTCGGGGCAATGCCAGCCCAAGCAACAGATTATCCGCCACCATTGTCTTTTAGTAACGCTGAATTAAAAAGTCGGGATTTTTCGGGACAAACTTTAAGGGCGGCAGAGTTTTCTAATGCCAATATGGAATTAGCTAATTTTTCTAATGCAGACTTACGCGGCGCAGTTTTTAGCGCTTCGGTAATGACGGGCGCTTCTTTGCACGGCGCAGATTTGAGTAATGCGATGGTCGATCAAGTAAACTTAACCAAAGCCGATCTTAGCGATGCGGTTTTAACCGAAGCGCTGCTGCTACGAGCAATTTTTGATGATGTTAGTATTGTTAATGCTGATTTTACCGATGCGATTTTAGATCGGGCGCAAATTAAAGAATTGTGCGCTAAAGCAAGTGGTGTAAATCCCAAGACTGGTGTTGAAACTCGTTACTCTTTAGGATGTCGATAA
- a CDS encoding phage holin family protein, which translates to MPEFLITWLIATVALMVTAYIVPGFFVANIISAAIASVILGLVNAIIKPLLVVLTLPLTLLTFGLFLFVINAIVILLAGRLTPGFVVSGFVPALVGSIVLTLITSGLTMLVGKRS; encoded by the coding sequence ATGCCGGAATTTTTGATTACTTGGTTGATTGCAACCGTAGCTTTGATGGTTACAGCTTATATAGTTCCAGGCTTTTTCGTCGCCAATATTATTAGTGCCGCGATCGCCTCGGTTATTCTAGGGCTAGTAAACGCTATCATCAAGCCGTTATTAGTGGTTTTAACTTTACCGCTAACTTTGCTAACCTTTGGCTTGTTTTTGTTTGTTATCAATGCCATTGTAATTTTGCTGGCAGGGAGACTGACACCGGGTTTTGTCGTTAGCGGATTTGTCCCGGCTTTAGTTGGTTCAATTGTTTTAACTTTAATTACGAGCGGGTTAACAATGTTGGTGGGTAAAAGAAGTTAA
- a CDS encoding 5-(carboxyamino)imidazole ribonucleotide synthase, producing MSIKRVGVIGGGQLAWMMATAAEKLDIELVVQTPHHDDPAVAIASETIFAPVDDATATATLATRCNVVTFENEFVDLKALAPLADRGVCFRPSLQVLSPLLDKYHQRCYLQQIGLPVPKFATLEDAAPYQFPLVLKSRRHGYDGQGTFIVSDADTLQQIVASASIDTFLVEEFVPFVEELAIIAARSPNGEIVTYPVVETQQKNQVCHRVIAPAEISTEVATQIQEIAHKLLNSLQAVGIFGIELFLLSDRQVLVNEIAPRTHNSGHFTLDACECSQFEQHLRAVCDLPLGNAALRAPAAVMVNLLGYEDAENDYLVKRQQLAALPNAYVYWYDKKTSRLGRKLGHVTVLLDSTKAVEKVAQQVESIWYAQL from the coding sequence ATGTCGATAAAGCGCGTTGGTGTAATTGGTGGGGGACAACTAGCTTGGATGATGGCAACAGCCGCCGAGAAGCTAGATATAGAATTAGTCGTACAAACGCCACACCATGACGATCCAGCCGTTGCGATCGCCTCCGAGACGATTTTTGCCCCTGTAGATGATGCCACAGCTACAGCCACCTTGGCGACGCGCTGCAATGTTGTTACTTTTGAAAATGAGTTTGTCGATTTAAAAGCTTTAGCACCCTTAGCCGATCGCGGTGTATGTTTTCGTCCCAGTTTACAAGTTTTATCACCGTTGTTAGATAAATACCATCAGCGCTGTTATTTGCAACAAATCGGCTTACCTGTACCCAAGTTTGCCACTTTAGAAGATGCTGCACCTTACCAGTTTCCTTTAGTTTTAAAATCTCGTCGTCATGGCTACGATGGACAAGGGACGTTTATTGTCTCTGACGCGGATACTTTGCAGCAAATTGTCGCCAGTGCGAGTATAGACACTTTTTTAGTGGAGGAGTTTGTACCTTTTGTTGAAGAATTAGCGATAATTGCGGCGCGATCGCCCAATGGTGAAATTGTCACCTATCCAGTAGTAGAAACTCAACAAAAAAACCAAGTTTGCCATCGTGTCATTGCTCCGGCGGAGATTAGCACCGAAGTTGCAACCCAAATTCAGGAAATCGCCCACAAATTACTAAATAGTTTGCAAGCGGTGGGAATATTTGGGATAGAGTTATTTTTACTGAGCGATCGCCAAGTATTAGTAAATGAAATTGCTCCCCGCACTCACAATTCCGGGCATTTTACCTTAGATGCTTGCGAATGTTCCCAATTTGAGCAGCATTTACGCGCTGTTTGCGATTTGCCTCTAGGTAACGCTGCTTTACGCGCTCCGGCGGCAGTAATGGTAAATCTATTAGGTTATGAAGACGCGGAAAATGATTATTTAGTTAAACGCCAACAATTAGCCGCTTTACCTAACGCCTACGTTTATTGGTATGACAAAAAAACTTCCCGCCTGGGCAGAAAGTTAGGTCATGTCACAGTGTTGTTAGATAGTACAAAAGCTGTAGAGAAAGTCGCTCAACAAGTCGAATCTATTTGGTACGCCCAATTGTAG
- the psbP gene encoding photosystem II reaction center PsbP, with protein MLKKIAAFLLVITVTFNLTGCVTAGAGLKSYVDAISGYEFLYPNGWQPVKVANGADVVFHDLIEISENVSVVVSPVANGKTLAELGTPTEVGYKLSKSAIAPPDSGREAELVNAASREVKGKKYYLLEYAVKLPNQQERHNLASVAVSRGKLYTFNASTPERRWQKVQKQFESVVDSFLVY; from the coding sequence ATGTTGAAAAAAATTGCCGCTTTTTTGCTAGTAATAACCGTTACGTTTAATTTGACGGGTTGCGTTACCGCCGGGGCAGGACTCAAAAGCTATGTAGATGCCATTAGTGGCTATGAGTTCTTATATCCTAACGGCTGGCAGCCAGTAAAAGTTGCGAACGGTGCAGATGTTGTTTTTCATGATTTGATTGAAATTAGCGAAAATGTATCTGTGGTAGTTAGCCCGGTTGCCAATGGTAAAACTTTAGCTGAACTTGGCACTCCAACAGAGGTAGGCTACAAATTAAGCAAAAGCGCGATCGCACCTCCAGATTCCGGGCGAGAAGCAGAACTTGTTAATGCAGCTTCGCGGGAAGTAAAAGGCAAAAAATACTACCTTTTGGAGTATGCTGTCAAACTCCCCAATCAACAAGAACGCCACAATTTAGCAAGTGTTGCTGTTAGTCGCGGCAAACTTTATACTTTTAACGCTTCCACACCCGAAAGACGTTGGCAAAAAGTACAAAAACAGTTTGAATCAGTTGTTGATTCTTTCTTAGTTTATTAA
- a CDS encoding DUF4870 domain-containing protein, translating into MYDADQRKLLSALAHGSIFFSAALVSIGIPIAIMLVSTDPVVKENAKEAINFHFNVWLYGLVVGVITFITFGLLGFVLFPVYFLFHWGLAAYAVYQTLTNFDVAFRYPFIFRVL; encoded by the coding sequence ATGTACGATGCAGATCAGCGAAAACTACTTTCAGCACTAGCTCACGGCTCAATCTTTTTTAGCGCTGCATTAGTATCTATAGGCATACCGATCGCAATTATGCTTGTATCTACCGATCCAGTGGTTAAAGAAAACGCCAAAGAAGCTATCAATTTCCATTTTAACGTTTGGCTGTACGGGCTTGTAGTTGGAGTAATTACTTTTATTACTTTTGGTTTACTTGGGTTTGTACTTTTCCCCGTTTATTTCCTTTTCCATTGGGGATTAGCAGCTTACGCGGTTTACCAGACTCTAACTAATTTTGATGTCGCTTTCCGTTATCCTTTTATTTTTCGCGTGCTGTAG
- a CDS encoding Fic family protein has protein sequence MVSATRAGRYVEQITGYKAFIPNSLPPLPELVMDGEMWHLLSQADRALGRLDGSTDALPNPDLFVFMYVRKEAVLSSQIEGTQASLIDVLEFESQTLQPDNPQDVAQVVNYVAAVNYGLERLKTLPISLRLIKEIHKELMQGVRGAEHDPGEFRRTQNWIGPAGCSLTQATYVPPPEYEMNQSLDNLQKFLHDSTPIPALIKIGLAHAQFETIHPFLDGNGRTGRLLITFLLCEQNILKRPLLYISHYFKKYRAEYYDRLQAVRDSGNWEGWLKFFLRGVDEVAQEASANARKIVNMKEEHRQLILNKMKGRSGNAIGLLESLYFRPIFTIEHAETISNLSYPNANKLVRDLCDIGLLEEITGQKRNRVFSYAPFLDVFKDS, from the coding sequence ATGGTCAGCGCTACTAGAGCAGGTCGATATGTAGAACAGATCACGGGATACAAAGCCTTTATACCTAATTCTCTACCACCTTTACCTGAACTCGTTATGGATGGAGAAATGTGGCATCTTTTGTCTCAAGCAGACCGTGCGCTGGGTCGGCTAGACGGCTCAACAGATGCTCTGCCCAACCCTGACTTGTTTGTATTTATGTACGTCCGTAAAGAAGCTGTTTTATCTAGTCAGATTGAGGGAACGCAGGCATCTTTAATAGATGTTCTAGAATTTGAATCCCAAACTTTGCAACCAGATAATCCTCAAGACGTGGCGCAAGTAGTAAATTATGTCGCTGCGGTTAACTATGGTCTTGAGCGATTAAAGACTTTACCCATATCTTTGCGATTAATTAAAGAAATTCATAAGGAATTAATGCAAGGAGTAAGAGGTGCTGAACACGATCCAGGAGAATTTCGTCGCACTCAGAATTGGATTGGCCCAGCAGGATGTTCCTTAACACAGGCTACTTACGTACCACCACCAGAATACGAGATGAATCAATCTCTGGATAATTTGCAGAAGTTTCTCCACGATTCAACACCAATTCCCGCGCTAATCAAAATTGGACTAGCTCATGCTCAGTTTGAGACAATTCACCCCTTCCTCGACGGTAATGGCAGAACAGGGCGCTTATTAATTACGTTTTTGCTATGCGAACAAAATATACTGAAACGTCCGTTACTTTATATCTCCCACTATTTTAAAAAATATCGTGCTGAATACTACGACCGTCTTCAAGCTGTTAGAGATAGTGGGAACTGGGAAGGCTGGCTTAAGTTTTTTCTGCGTGGAGTTGATGAAGTTGCTCAGGAAGCCTCAGCGAATGCTCGCAAAATAGTCAATATGAAAGAAGAACACCGCCAACTGATACTCAATAAAATGAAGGGTAGATCGGGAAATGCCATAGGGTTACTTGAGAGTCTTTATTTCAGACCAATTTTTACTATAGAACACGCTGAAACAATTTCTAATTTGTCTTACCCCAACGCCAACAAGCTAGTTAGGGATCTTTGCGATATAGGTCTTCTAGAAGAAATTACCGGGCAAAAACGTAATCGAGTCTTTTCTTATGCCCCGTTCCTAGATGTTTTTAAGGACTCTTAG